A stretch of Alkalicella caledoniensis DNA encodes these proteins:
- a CDS encoding sodium-dependent transporter — protein MEKQREQWGSRIGFIFAAAGSAIGLGNIWRFPTEVGRNGGGAFVLLYLLIIFAIGIPVMISELSVGRKGQKNIVGSFTSIKNTPLWHVVGFMGVLAGFIILSFYSVIAGWGVSYIFKFLNGTFTGGLSGSEVEAVFAGLSGNAIQPLFWHLVFMAMTTYIVVKGIGNGIEKYSKLLMPALFGLLFILAIRAVTLDGAMEGVIWFLKPDFTEIGIKTIFGALGQVFFSLSLGMGAILTYGSYLGKKENIPSNAMLISFADLSIAILAGLIIIPAVFAFGLEPNAGPALIFITLPAVFGAMPLGNLFGGLFFILLTIAALTSSISLLEVVVAYFIDELKWDRKKSAILAGIAIFVLGIPSSLSQGLWSGISIFGMDFLDLADSFTAKILLPLGGLMTVIFVGWVWGGKNALEHIRQEGVKFKLGGIWINLVKYVMPFVLLYILISGFLN, from the coding sequence ATGGAAAAACAAAGAGAGCAATGGGGATCTAGAATTGGTTTTATTTTTGCTGCAGCTGGTTCGGCAATTGGCTTAGGAAATATCTGGCGTTTCCCCACCGAGGTAGGTAGAAATGGTGGTGGAGCTTTTGTGCTATTATATTTATTGATTATTTTTGCCATAGGTATTCCTGTAATGATTTCCGAGTTGTCTGTAGGTAGAAAGGGACAAAAAAATATCGTAGGCTCCTTCACATCTATAAAAAATACTCCTTTATGGCACGTGGTTGGTTTCATGGGAGTTTTAGCTGGGTTTATTATTCTAAGTTTTTATTCTGTAATTGCTGGATGGGGCGTTAGTTATATATTTAAATTTCTAAACGGAACCTTTACTGGTGGATTATCCGGCAGCGAAGTAGAAGCTGTTTTCGCTGGCCTTTCTGGTAACGCCATTCAACCTCTATTTTGGCATTTAGTCTTCATGGCTATGACAACCTACATTGTAGTTAAGGGTATTGGTAACGGAATAGAAAAGTATAGCAAACTTTTAATGCCTGCACTTTTTGGTCTATTGTTTATCCTTGCAATACGTGCAGTTACTTTAGACGGAGCTATGGAAGGGGTTATCTGGTTTTTAAAGCCTGATTTTACGGAAATAGGTATCAAAACCATATTTGGTGCTTTGGGTCAAGTTTTCTTTAGTTTAAGTTTGGGTATGGGTGCCATCTTGACCTATGGTAGTTATTTAGGTAAAAAAGAAAATATCCCTTCAAACGCAATGCTAATTTCTTTTGCTGACCTTTCAATTGCAATATTGGCAGGACTAATCATTATCCCAGCAGTATTTGCTTTCGGCCTGGAACCTAACGCTGGTCCAGCTTTAATCTTCATTACTTTACCTGCTGTATTCGGAGCAATGCCATTGGGCAACCTGTTTGGTGGCTTATTCTTTATACTATTAACCATAGCGGCCTTAACTTCCTCTATATCACTGTTGGAGGTAGTTGTTGCTTACTTTATTGATGAGTTGAAGTGGGATAGAAAAAAATCTGCTATACTAGCTGGTATTGCTATATTTGTATTAGGTATACCTTCCTCACTATCCCAAGGATTATGGAGTGGAATATCAATCTTCGGAATGGATTTCTTAGACCTAGCAGATAGTTTTACCGCTAAAATTCTATTACCTTTAGGTGGGTTAATGACAGTAATCTTCGTTGGATGGGTTTGGGGTGGAAAGAACGCCCTTGAGCATATTCGTCAAGAGGGTGTTAAGTTTAAGCTAGGTGGTATATGGATTAACCTAGTGAAGTACGTAATGCCATTTGTATTGCTTTATATTCTTATAAGTGGATTCCTAAATTAA
- a CDS encoding EAL and HDOD domain-containing protein codes for MDVFLARQPIFNKLKEVVSYELLYRFSNKNYSGMIDGDFATSDVINNSILINNIETITSGKKAFINFTKNLLLNNTPLLFRKDLIAIEVLENITLDYDVVAAIIKLKESGYTVAMDDFTYYEEFELIKNHVDIIKIDLFNTSKNECINIIKNTRNGKIRFLAEKVETMEDFNWAVDHGFSYFQGYFFSKPEVITYKDISPHRLSVLQLLNEINEDNPTFDKITNIIEKDVALSYKLLRLLNSAAFTFVSEIKSIKHALALLGIDEIKNWVTIISLREIGEDKPQELTRVSITRARFAELISLKCELNYRSKECFLLGLMSMLDGFMNVQWNVLLEHLPISSDIKNAYVGDKGPLSDLYGLILAYEVGDWELVHHYCEGLSINLDEILQMYLQASIWSATLLIA; via the coding sequence ATGGATGTATTTTTGGCACGTCAACCAATTTTTAACAAACTAAAGGAAGTTGTATCATATGAACTCTTATATCGTTTTAGCAATAAAAACTATAGTGGAATGATTGATGGTGATTTTGCCACATCCGATGTTATAAACAACAGTATTTTAATCAATAACATAGAAACAATAACCTCAGGAAAAAAAGCATTTATAAACTTTACTAAAAACTTATTATTAAACAATACGCCATTACTATTTAGAAAAGACTTAATTGCAATTGAGGTTTTGGAAAACATAACTCTTGATTATGATGTAGTCGCTGCCATAATCAAGCTTAAAGAATCAGGGTATACAGTAGCAATGGATGACTTTACTTACTATGAGGAATTTGAACTAATAAAAAATCATGTAGATATAATAAAGATTGATTTATTTAATACGTCTAAAAATGAGTGCATTAATATAATAAAGAACACACGCAACGGAAAAATAAGGTTCTTGGCAGAAAAAGTTGAAACCATGGAGGACTTTAACTGGGCTGTTGATCATGGCTTTTCTTACTTTCAGGGATATTTTTTTAGTAAGCCGGAGGTTATTACTTACAAAGACATATCTCCACATAGGCTGTCTGTTCTACAACTTTTAAATGAAATAAACGAAGATAACCCAACTTTTGATAAAATCACCAACATTATTGAAAAAGATGTTGCTTTATCATACAAGCTTCTAAGACTTTTAAATTCCGCTGCTTTCACATTTGTTTCTGAAATTAAGTCTATTAAGCACGCACTAGCGTTACTTGGAATAGACGAAATAAAAAACTGGGTAACAATTATATCATTGAGGGAAATAGGTGAGGATAAACCTCAAGAACTCACTAGAGTGTCAATTACAAGGGCTAGATTTGCCGAATTAATTTCATTGAAATGCGAGCTTAATTATAGAAGTAAAGAATGCTTTTTATTGGGTTTGATGTCTATGTTAGATGGCTTTATGAATGTGCAATGGAATGTGTTATTGGAACACCTACCTATTTCATCAGATATAAAAAATGCATATGTTGGAGATAAAGGGCCATTATCAGATCTATATGGACTTATACTGGCATACGAAGTAGGTGACTGGGAATTAGTTCACCACTATTGTGAAGGTCTTAGTATTAATTTAGATGAAATACTACAAATGTATTTACAAGCAAGCATATGGAGTGCTACCCTTTTGATTGCATAA
- a CDS encoding YczE/YyaS/YitT family protein, whose product MLRDFKTQTISKLPNLFFGFFLCSFGITMMYKARDLGLGPWDVFHTGVMNFVPLTFGQISQLAGFIVILLSMFLGIMPGLGTLLNMIFVGLFIDLIDHSPLLFTPGTFWGKLIMLQTGVWILSLGIFFYLKSGLGAGPRDGLMLGLVRRLNLKVATVKTTIEVLILVLGALLGGKVGLGTVVVALSMGYAIQVVFKIGKYDVKTVNHRTLKDEFVLLRKTA is encoded by the coding sequence ATGCTTAGAGATTTTAAAACACAAACTATATCTAAACTTCCTAATCTTTTTTTTGGTTTCTTTCTATGTAGCTTTGGTATCACAATGATGTACAAAGCCCGCGATTTAGGTTTAGGTCCTTGGGACGTTTTCCATACGGGGGTTATGAATTTTGTCCCTTTAACCTTTGGTCAGATTTCACAATTGGCTGGCTTTATTGTTATTTTGCTAAGTATGTTTCTAGGGATTATGCCTGGTTTAGGAACATTGCTTAACATGATTTTTGTGGGACTATTTATCGATTTAATAGATCACAGCCCATTACTTTTTACCCCGGGTACATTTTGGGGTAAACTAATAATGTTGCAAACAGGAGTGTGGATTTTGAGTTTGGGGATATTCTTTTATTTAAAAAGTGGATTAGGTGCAGGACCTAGGGATGGATTAATGCTAGGTTTAGTAAGAAGACTTAATCTAAAGGTTGCTACTGTTAAAACAACAATAGAAGTCTTAATTCTAGTCCTAGGCGCTTTATTAGGTGGAAAAGTAGGATTAGGAACAGTTGTGGTCGCTTTGTCCATGGGCTACGCTATCCAAGTTGTTTTTAAAATTGGTAAATATGATGTTAAGACAGTAAACCATAGAACACTAAAAGATGAGTTTGTATTATTGAGAAAAACAGCTTAG